From the genome of Alcanivorax sp.:
AACACGATCATGTGCTCATGGACCTGCTGTGGCGTACCTCCCGCGGGGATATGCCCGCCACCATCCCATTGGTGATCAGCAATCATGATGACCTGCGTGACGAAGTGGAGCGGTTCGGTATCGAATACCATCACATCCCGGTGACCGCGGACAACAAGGCGGAAGCGGAGGCCCAGGCGCTCAAGCTGCTGGAAGGGCGGGTGGATGTGATTGTGCTGGCCCGATATATGCAGATTCTCAGCCCGGATTTCGTCTCGCACTATCCCCACCGGGTGATCAATATTCATCACTCCTTCCTGCCGGCGTTCGTGGGGGCTAATCCCTACAAGCAGGCCCACGACAAGGGGGTGAAGCTGATCGGTGCCACCAGTCATTATGTGACCGCGGATCTGGATCAGGGGCCGATCATTGAGCAGAACGTACAGCGTGTGAGCCACCGCCATTCTGCCGATGAGCTCAAGGCATTGGGTCAGGACGTGGAACGGCAGGTCATGCTGCGTGCGGTACGCTGGCACCTGGAAGACCGGGTGATCGTCGATGGCAACAAGACAGTAGTGTTCGTTAAATAACGCTATATGCATCACGCAACAGGCAACACGCCAGATCCGGCGTGAAGCGTGTTGCTGAGCATGTTGCGTTTAATTCGTAAAGCGCAGACCGATACCCAGGGTACCGAAATTTTCGGATTCCATATTGGTGTACTGGTATTGGGCGGTGAGCGACAGGCTGTCGAGAAGCGGGATCGCCAGACCGGCGGTGGCATAGGGGGCCAGCCCAGATTGGCTTTCGCTTTGCGGGGCGTCGTTGACAGTGGTGACCGTGTCACCGTTAACATCCAGCAGAATGCGTTGCTGGCGTGTTTCCAGCTTCAGGTCATAGAGGTAGCCGCCGGCCTTCAGATAAAGCCAATAGGGGCTTTGCCAGACCACGCCAGCGGTAAAGCCTCCCAATTCCAGGGAGTCTTCCTGTTGAACCCGCACGCTGGTGGCGCCGGCACCGGTTTCGGAGACACTGGGCGCACGGGTAAAATCAGTCAGCTCATCCACATCACCCTGGGTGACAAAGCCACCTTCCAGCCCGAAACGGGAATTTTCGCCCAGCGTTACGCTGTTCAGCCACATCCCCACATTGATGGTGAGGCCATCCGCAGTATCAAAGCCATAGGGATCCATGTCGGCCTTGCTCATCTGGGCCTGGACGAAAAAATCCACGTCCGGTGGGGCAAGCTCTTCTTCGGCGTGTAGTGGGGTGATCAGGGCGCCAGTCAACGCCAAACTCAGCGGCAGTGTTGTTTTCATTATTGATCCAGCCGTTGTGATAAGGACAATGTAGCCATCTTCAGGCCCGCACCCCTGGGTGTGGGCAAAAGCCATCGTATTGTAACCAGCGTGAGACCGACATGCCCAGCGACTTCTTGAACACCGGCACGGAAACCCTTCTGGCACTGTGCCGCCCGGGCTTTGAAGCGGATCTCGCCGCCGAACTGAACTTCCATGCGGCGGAACAGATGGTGGCCGGGTATCCGCGGACGTCTGCCAACAGTGGTTATGTGCTGTGGCACAGCCAGCAGGGCAGCATGGCATCACTGCTGCAGAGCGGACTGATCTTTGCCCGCAGTCTGAGCATGGGCATTGGGGAGTTTATTGATATCGGTGATGACCGCATCGGCGCCCTGTGGCCCTTGTTGGAAGAGGCTGCGCCGTTCAGTGAGGTCTATCTGGACCACAGTGATACCAATGAAGGGCGTGAACTACAGCGTTTCCTCAAGGGGTTTCGCAAGGCCCTGGAGCCCCGCCTGAAGAAAGCCGGTCTGCTGCGACGCAAGGCCGCCAACCGCCTGCACCTGTTTTTCAGTGACTCCCACAATGGCTGGGCGACCATCAGCCCTGCCCAGGTGCCACTGGCGGAAGGCGGGGTGCGCCGTCTCAAGTTGCCGGCCGAGGCGCCCAGTCGCTCAGCGCTGAAAGTGGAAGAGGCCCTGCTACGCTTTTTCGGCACCACTGATGCGCTGTCGGCGAAAACGGCGGTGGATCTGGGGGCGGCGCCGGGTGGCTGGAGCTGGCAGCTGGCACGCCGCGGGATCAAGGTGCAGGCGGTGGATCACGGCAAACTGGATGCCCGGTTGCTGGATGAATACCCGGTGGAGCATATCTACGGTGATGCCTTCACCTGGCGGCCGCGCAGCAGTGTGGATCTGGTGGTGTGTGATGTGGTGGACAAGCCGGCAAGAACCCTGCAGCAAATGGAAAAATGGCTTGAGCAGGGCTGGAGTCGCGCGGCCCTGTTCAATTTGAAACTGCCCATGAAGCGCCGCTTTCAGGAAGTCTGGCAATTGCTGGAGAAGCTGGCCACCGCCATGGAACGTCATCCCGAGCGGGGCGAGGTGATCATCAAGGCTGCGCACCTTTATTACGACCGGGAAGAGATTACCGTCTGGGCTGCCTACCACCGGGATTACTGATGACGACATCCAGACCTGGGCCGGCGCTGTTCGCGACCCTCGGTGCCCTCTATTTTGCCCAGGCGCTGCCTGTGAGCATGTTGGGCAAGGCGCTACCTGCGCTGGCCCGGGATGCGGGCCTGCCCACCGAATGGATCGGTTTTCTGGCCCTGCCGGCCTTGCCCTGGGCGTTCAAGTTTATCTGGGCTCCGTGGGTGGATCGCTGGGGGGCAGGGCGTCCCAATCATCGCAAGCGCTGGATCCAGTGCTGTCTGCTGGCCGTGATGGCGGTGTTGTTCGTGGTCTCCCTGTTTCCCCAGAAGTGGTTACTGGGACCGGGCTTTGTGGTGCTGCTGGGCCTGCTGTTTCTGCTCAACCTGTTCAGTGCCACCCAGGATATTGCCACCGATGGGCTGGCGACCCGCATGTTGCCGCCCTCGCTGCGGGGGCTGGGCAACAGTATCCAGGTCAACGGCTACAAGATCGGCATGATGGTGGGTAGTAGTGCCTTGCTGATCCTTGTGGGCTGGTGGGGCTGGCAAACTACCCTGGGGCTGGTGATCACCGGCATGATGCTGGTGCTGGTTCAGGTGACCCGGTTCCGCGAACCGGTAGAGCCGCCGCGGCCCCGGGAGCATGTGAGTTTTCGCTGGTGGCGTCAGGAGCTGGCGCGCTTCTGGAAGCGTCCCGGCATGGGCCTGTGGCTGTTCCTGCTGCTGTTCTACAAAGTGGGTGACGGCTTTGGTACGCGCATGATTAACCCCTTTCTGGTCGACAGTGGCTGGAGCCTGGTGGAAATCGGCACCCTGGACCTGATCATTTCCTTCGCCGGTCTGGCGGGGGCCGCCATGGCGGGCCTACTGATGATCCGCATGGCTCACCGAACGGCCCTGTTTGCCTTTGCTGTGTTGCAGACCCTGGCCTTTGCCGCCTGGGCGGCGCTGGCACACTACCAGGCGCTGGAGTGGATCTGGCCGGTGGCGTTGTTTGAGCAGTTTACCGATGGCCTGTCCACGGTGGCGTTCTTCACGTTGATGATGGATTACTGCCGGGACGGACATGAGGGGAGTGACTACACCATGCAGGCCTCGGTGCGGTTGTTTGCGGTGGGGATTTTTACCCTGAGCAGTGGTTTCAGTGCAGCCTGGCTGGGCTATGACGGCCACTTCCTGCTGGCGGCAGCACTGGTGGCGGTGGTGATTCCTCTGGCGTGGCGCTGGCAGCCGCCGGCTACCGCGCAAACACCTCATTGAGGCACCGTCAAAGTGATCAAACAGGCCTGGTTTAGCGGCGGCATTTCCGTGCCAGCGTGATGGTGCCTATAATGGCCGCCCCCAGCCGTACACGCCGGAGTTTTCCATGGAAGCCCAACACCACCTCGATGCCACCGGTCTGCTATGCCCGGAACCGGTGATGATGCTGCACAACAAGGTCCGCGACATGGCCCCCGGCGATCTATTGGAAGTGCGCGCCACCGACCCCTCCACCGAGCGCGACATTCCCAAATTCTGCCAGTTTCTGGGTCATACCCTGGAAGGGCAGGAGGTTGAGGGGGAGGTTTATCGGTACTGGATACGTAAAAAGCAGTGAACAGTGAATAGTGAATAGTTAACAGTTGCGCGAGCAACGCTCTCGGTTTTGAAACGTATGAGGCCGCGCCCGAACTTCGGGCGCGGCCTCATAGGTTGGAGAACAGACAAGGCAAAACCGTGCGCTGTTCACTATTCACTGTTAACTGTTCACTGAAACGCTGGTCGATCTGTAAACATCAAAGTCTGCGAGATTCGGCTCCCTCATCTCCTCCACCCACTGCCCGAACGTGAACGGCCACAGGGCCGGTGTGCCGGTGGGGTCCAGGTACCAGCTTTGGCAGCCGCCGGTCCAGACGGTGCCGGTCATGTTGGCCTTGATGCGGGACAGGAAGCTATCCGCGGCGTCGGGGCGCGGTTCGATGGCGTCGAATTCGCCCTGCTGCCAGCGGCGGATGAGCTTCATCATGTAGTCTGCCTGCACCTCTGCGACGCGGGTTACCGAGAAATTGCCCACCGGGCTGTTGGGGCCGGTCATCAGGAAAAAATTGGGGAAGCCGGGGATAGTGACCGAGCGGTAACTGAGGCACTGCTGCTGCCAGGCGGTCTCGATATGAATGCCATCGCGGCCGGTCAGGTCCATGGGGCGCATGAAGTTCAGGTGGTGGAACCCGGTGGCCAGTACCAGCACGTCCAGTGGATGCTTGTTGCCATCCCGGGTCACGATGCCGTCGGGCTCGACATGGTCGACATCATCGGTGATCAGCTCACAGTGGGGTTGCTGCACCGCTTCAAAAAAATCCGAGGCGAGCACCAGCCGCTTGCAGCCCACCCGGTAATCCGGGGTGAGCTTGGCGCGCAGCTCCGGATTGGCCACCGCTTTTTCCAGATTGCGGCGCACGATTCGGTCGGTAATCCAGAACTGTAGCGGCTTGCCGATCACCATCTTGGCGAACATCTGGGCGTAGTACCACGCCCACAGCCGGCCAATAAGGGTGGCCAGGAACGGTAAGCGGGCGAGGGTCTTCTTGTACAGGGGAGAGTAGTGAGCATCCGGGCGCGGGAACATCCACTGCGGGGTGCGCTGGAAGATTGATACTGGCACGCCCTGATTCACCAGTGCCGGGATGACCTGAGCGGCGGTGGACCCGGTACCGATCACGCCAACCCGTTTGCCGCTGAAATCCAGTTTGTGATCCCAGCGGGCAGTATGGAAAGCCGTGCCGGCAAAGTCGGAGAGCCCGGGAATATCCGGAACCGAGGGGTGATGGAGGATGCCGGTGGCCGCGACAATGAAATCCACACTAAGCGCATCGCCTTTGCTGGTGGTCACCTGCCAGCGACCGTCCCGGTATTGGGCGGCCGTAACTTCCTCATTGAAGCGCACCAGTTCAGTAATGCCGTATTTGTCGGCGGTCTGCTCGAAATACTGGCGAATCTGGGCGCCTTCGGCAAAGCGGTCATCCCAGCCTACAAAGGGTTCGAAGCTATAGGCGTACATGTGGGCGGGCACATCACAGCTCACGCCGGGGTAGGTGTTCTCCCGCCAGGTGCCGCCCACACCATCGCCTTTTTCCACAATGGTGATGTCAGTGATGCCTGCCTCGCGCAGCTTGATGCCTAGCAGAATGCCGCTCATGCCGGCACCGATCACCAGAACAGCGGGATTACGGGTCTGTTTCTCCATGCTGGGCTCCGTCTCGCCGGGTTGTCGTTGTTATTGAGACAAAGCTAGAGGATTGTATCGGGGGTGGCGATGTCAGGAAGTGACAAAAAGATAGTGAATAGTGAACAGTTAACAGTGAATAGCGTCGCGAGTGACGGGGTTTGGGTTTATAACGTTAGAGGCCGCGCCCGGAATCCGGGCGCGGCCTCAAGCCTCCACGTAAAGAATGCGTTGCTCGCGCAACTGTTCACTGCCTTTCA
Proteins encoded in this window:
- the purU gene encoding formyltetrahydrofolate deformylase; the protein is MTMTDATTARLLVTCPDKPGIISAVSTFLFNHGANITDFDQHSSDAQGGTFFLRLEFQTPDLDCSRDALRNNFATAVAEPYDMQWQISYASEKKRMAVLVSKHDHVLMDLLWRTSRGDMPATIPLVISNHDDLRDEVERFGIEYHHIPVTADNKAEAEAQALKLLEGRVDVIVLARYMQILSPDFVSHYPHRVINIHHSFLPAFVGANPYKQAHDKGVKLIGATSHYVTADLDQGPIIEQNVQRVSHRHSADELKALGQDVERQVMLRAVRWHLEDRVIVDGNKTVVFVK
- a CDS encoding outer membrane beta-barrel protein, with the protein product MKTTLPLSLALTGALITPLHAEEELAPPDVDFFVQAQMSKADMDPYGFDTADGLTINVGMWLNSVTLGENSRFGLEGGFVTQGDVDELTDFTRAPSVSETGAGATSVRVQQEDSLELGGFTAGVVWQSPYWLYLKAGGYLYDLKLETRQQRILLDVNGDTVTTVNDAPQSESQSGLAPYATAGLAIPLLDSLSLTAQYQYTNMESENFGTLGIGLRFTN
- the rlmM gene encoding 23S rRNA (cytidine(2498)-2'-O)-methyltransferase RlmM — protein: MPSDFLNTGTETLLALCRPGFEADLAAELNFHAAEQMVAGYPRTSANSGYVLWHSQQGSMASLLQSGLIFARSLSMGIGEFIDIGDDRIGALWPLLEEAAPFSEVYLDHSDTNEGRELQRFLKGFRKALEPRLKKAGLLRRKAANRLHLFFSDSHNGWATISPAQVPLAEGGVRRLKLPAEAPSRSALKVEEALLRFFGTTDALSAKTAVDLGAAPGGWSWQLARRGIKVQAVDHGKLDARLLDEYPVEHIYGDAFTWRPRSSVDLVVCDVVDKPARTLQQMEKWLEQGWSRAALFNLKLPMKRRFQEVWQLLEKLATAMERHPERGEVIIKAAHLYYDREEITVWAAYHRDY
- a CDS encoding MFS transporter produces the protein MTTSRPGPALFATLGALYFAQALPVSMLGKALPALARDAGLPTEWIGFLALPALPWAFKFIWAPWVDRWGAGRPNHRKRWIQCCLLAVMAVLFVVSLFPQKWLLGPGFVVLLGLLFLLNLFSATQDIATDGLATRMLPPSLRGLGNSIQVNGYKIGMMVGSSALLILVGWWGWQTTLGLVITGMMLVLVQVTRFREPVEPPRPREHVSFRWWRQELARFWKRPGMGLWLFLLLFYKVGDGFGTRMINPFLVDSGWSLVEIGTLDLIISFAGLAGAAMAGLLMIRMAHRTALFAFAVLQTLAFAAWAALAHYQALEWIWPVALFEQFTDGLSTVAFFTLMMDYCRDGHEGSDYTMQASVRLFAVGIFTLSSGFSAAWLGYDGHFLLAAALVAVVIPLAWRWQPPATAQTPH
- the tusA gene encoding sulfurtransferase TusA codes for the protein MEAQHHLDATGLLCPEPVMMLHNKVRDMAPGDLLEVRATDPSTERDIPKFCQFLGHTLEGQEVEGEVYRYWIRKKQ
- a CDS encoding NAD(P)/FAD-dependent oxidoreductase; the encoded protein is MEKQTRNPAVLVIGAGMSGILLGIKLREAGITDITIVEKGDGVGGTWRENTYPGVSCDVPAHMYAYSFEPFVGWDDRFAEGAQIRQYFEQTADKYGITELVRFNEEVTAAQYRDGRWQVTTSKGDALSVDFIVAATGILHHPSVPDIPGLSDFAGTAFHTARWDHKLDFSGKRVGVIGTGSTAAQVIPALVNQGVPVSIFQRTPQWMFPRPDAHYSPLYKKTLARLPFLATLIGRLWAWYYAQMFAKMVIGKPLQFWITDRIVRRNLEKAVANPELRAKLTPDYRVGCKRLVLASDFFEAVQQPHCELITDDVDHVEPDGIVTRDGNKHPLDVLVLATGFHHLNFMRPMDLTGRDGIHIETAWQQQCLSYRSVTIPGFPNFFLMTGPNSPVGNFSVTRVAEVQADYMMKLIRRWQQGEFDAIEPRPDAADSFLSRIKANMTGTVWTGGCQSWYLDPTGTPALWPFTFGQWVEEMREPNLADFDVYRSTSVSVNS